Part of the Ignavibacterium album JCM 16511 genome, AATATCAGATTTGTAAATGGAAAAATATTAGGTGATGTTTCCTTTAAGGACTCATTATATTGGGGCAAAGGTTGGATGTGGGATGATGATCCTTCATCTGATGCACAGCGATTAAGTGCTCTTAATCTTAATGATAATTGCGTTACAATCGTTACTTCAGAAAATAAAATCGAATTACTTCCCAAGACAAATTTTGTTGAATTAATTTTTAATGATCAGGACTCAGACTTTTCAGTCAGCCGTGATTGGCTGAATGGAACTAATAAAATTTTAATAAACGGAAAATCAAACTATATTGATTCAATTAAAGTAAACATTATAAATCCTGAAAAATATTTTCTGACGGTCTTCAAAGAAATTCTGGACTCAAATGGAATTTCAGTCGCAGGAGAAACTGGATTGAATAAGGTGAATGAAAACTGCAAGCTTCTTGAATCATTAAAAAGGAAATATTCGGATGTGATAATTAATCTGAATAAGAACAGCGATAATCTTAGCGCTGAGATGACTTTGTATGCTTTGTCAGAAAAATATTTTGGAAGACCTGCTTCAGCGGAGAACGGTATTAAAATAATTTACTCGCTTATTGACTCCACTGGATTACAATCAAAAAATTATCGTTTAGCTGATGGTTCCGGAGTTTCTCATTATAATGTTATTAGTTCAGAGTTGATTGCGAAATTATTAAAATATATTTATCAGAAATATCCTGATAAGTTTAAAATACTTTATGATTCTTTTCCTGTTGCCGGTGTTGATGGTACTTTGGAAAACAGAATAAAATTAACCAAAGCATTTAACAATGTTCACGCAAAAACAGGAACATTAACAGGGGTAAGTTGTCTTTCAGGATATGTTACAACAAGAAGAAATCATCTGCTGGCATTTTCAATAATGATGCAGAATTTTGTCGGCTCTTCCAAGCGAGCAAGAGATTTTCAGGATAAAATTTGCGAAATACTCAGTAATCATTAATTCGTTTAAAATAATTTTATGAAAAAATCCTATAAAGAATTTCTTATTACTTCAGAACCATTAAACGTGGAAATACTTTCATCAGTACTTTGGGAATTGAATATTGATGGAATCAGTGAAGAAATAAACTGTATTAAAGTATTCACGGAGGACCAAAGGATTACTGAAGACCAAATAAAGAATGCTTTGGAGGAATTAAA contains:
- the dacB gene encoding D-alanyl-D-alanine carboxypeptidase/D-alanyl-D-alanine endopeptidase, yielding MLNQLLFSFLIITISFPQTLSSKINKVLGNKFFDTCLVSIQVEDLTTNKTLFKKNENILLRPASNMKILTSAAGLIFLGESYEFTTNLYYDGFISNDTLNGNLYFEGGCDPDFTTNDFYYFINSLRAKNIRFVNGKILGDVSFKDSLYWGKGWMWDDDPSSDAQRLSALNLNDNCVTIVTSENKIELLPKTNFVELIFNDQDSDFSVSRDWLNGTNKILINGKSNYIDSIKVNIINPEKYFLTVFKEILDSNGISVAGETGLNKVNENCKLLESLKRKYSDVIINLNKNSDNLSAEMTLYALSEKYFGRPASAENGIKIIYSLIDSTGLQSKNYRLADGSGVSHYNVISSELIAKLLKYIYQKYPDKFKILYDSFPVAGVDGTLENRIKLTKAFNNVHAKTGTLTGVSCLSGYVTTRRNHLLAFSIMMQNFVGSSKRARDFQDKICEILSNH